Proteins encoded within one genomic window of Eleutherodactylus coqui strain aEleCoq1 chromosome 1, aEleCoq1.hap1, whole genome shotgun sequence:
- the DYNLL2 gene encoding dynein light chain 2, cytoplasmic gives MSDRKAVIKNADMSEDMQQDAVDCATQAMEKYNIEKDIAAYIKKEFDKKYNPTWHCIVGRNFGSYVTHETKHFIYFYLGQVAILLFKSG, from the exons ATGTCTGACAGAAAGGCTGTGATAAAGAATGCTGACATGTCTGAGGACATGCAGCAAGATGCGGTGGACTGTGCCACACAGGCGATGGAGAAATATAACATTGAGAAGGATATAGCGGCTTATATTAAGAAG gaATTTGACAAGAAATACAACCCGACTTGGCACTGCATTGTTGGCAGAAACTTTGGCAGCTATGTAACACATGAGACAAAGCATTTCATCTATTTTTATTTGGGCCAGGTTGCAATTCTCCTCTTTAAGTCGGGTTAG